One segment of Acropora muricata isolate sample 2 chromosome 8, ASM3666990v1, whole genome shotgun sequence DNA contains the following:
- the LOC136926366 gene encoding uncharacterized protein produces MSDTASSPIHVSSFSDEERAELLAQQPSTSSAVRDDSHGQPNAEESPLQVSEIPGSPRRPDELNAQPQQSAAKKQRITAYALDMESLPHDLKEFLQAVRQYFTQSVNLKREKAAVSMSTFSKCQERMLCFLGYCKTTLGSEETLNADCFLRTRLIEGYVEFLREVRKCSSATMSNHLIALIYAAKFLHRNAAPDYKDVAIIRRLRAQARILQKEGDIERPFFQFILTASF; encoded by the exons ATGTCTGATACAGCGAGCTCTCCAATCCATGTCTCGTCGTTCAGTGACGAAGAGAGGGCGGAACTCTTGGCTCAGCAACCCTCGACGTCTTCTGCTGTGCGGGATGACAGCCACGGTCAGCCCAACGCCGAGGAGTCGCCCTTACAAGTGTCTGAAATCCCTGGCAGCCCTCGACGACCAGATGAATTGAACGCGCAGCCCCAACAGTCAGCCGCCAAGAAGCAGAGGATAACCGCCTACGCTCTGGATATGGAAAGCCTGCCTCATGATTTGAAGGAATTTCTTCAGGCTGTGAGGCAGTATTTCACCCAGAGCGTCAATCTGAAAAGGGAAAAGGCTGCGGTTTCGATGTCTACTTTTAGCAAGTGCCAAGAAAGGATGCTTT GCTTCCTGGGCTATTGCAAGACCACATTGGGCAGTGAAGAAACGCTTAACGCAGATTGTTTCCTCAGAACGCGCCTGATAGAAGGCTATGTGGAGTTCTTGCGG GAGGTTCGGAAATGTAGCTCAGCAACGATGTCGAACCACCTGATTGCCCTCATATACGCAGCCAAATTCCTGCACAGAAATGCTGCACCAGACTATAAGGACGTGGCCATCATCAGAAGGCTCCGAGCACAGGCACGAATCTTGCAAAAGGAGGGCGACATCGAAAgaccttttttccaatttattctaactgcaagcttttag